In Prosthecochloris marina, a single window of DNA contains:
- a CDS encoding YraN family protein, producing MPFIPHDLGRQGEMTAVTYLLEKGYRILYRNYRYRRNEIDIVAADKQTLCFIEVKTRSSDTKGHPLEAVTPEKQKEIIKAASAYLAALPAPEPDCRFDVIAIIAHSLANGRIKKFELEHITNAFMA from the coding sequence ATGCCATTTATTCCCCACGATCTTGGGCGCCAAGGAGAAATGACCGCTGTCACCTATCTTCTTGAAAAAGGGTACCGAATCCTCTACAGGAACTACCGCTATCGGCGTAATGAAATAGATATTGTAGCCGCAGATAAACAAACCCTCTGTTTCATAGAAGTGAAAACAAGATCATCGGACACAAAAGGGCACCCGCTCGAAGCAGTTACCCCTGAAAAGCAGAAAGAGATCATAAAAGCTGCTTCGGCATATCTGGCAGCGCTTCCAGCTCCTGAACCCGACTGCAGGTTCGACGTCATTGCCATCATAGCACATTCATTGGCAAACGGCCGAATCAAGAAATTCGAGCTTGAACACATCACCAACGCATTCATGGCGTAA
- a CDS encoding peptidylprolyl isomerase: MKNCFLRCFAVAAIVFVGSFEVADAATADRIVAVVGNEMILQSEVDEQAMVTVLQYPEAKNDPSLKAGILETLVSRKIVLTKARLDSIVVNESEIEKSADERMMFLRSKFKSIEEMEATFSKSYAVIEKEIKDDIRDQQMINNLRRTKMSGVTVTFDEVEDFYNTNRDRLPLVPETVSVSQIVMYPKVAGEARKNALAAIEDIQNQLKAGGDFAQLARQYSQDPGSAHLGGDLGYSRRGDFVKNFEEVAFGLEEGEISGIVESRFGYHIIQLLDKETDAVHTRHILIVFDRSTLDAPAAKAGLEEIRKDIESGKADFAEMARKYSDDPVSAKYGGVIRNTETGETMFVITALRDQLKTVVKSLNNIGDMSKVIRVEPESGAPFYAIFLLNDKKPAHRLNLSSDYARLEKLAIDEKQNRMFQEWINGLQKEIYVKISDI; this comes from the coding sequence ATGAAAAACTGTTTTTTGAGATGTTTTGCAGTTGCGGCGATTGTGTTCGTCGGTAGTTTTGAGGTTGCCGATGCAGCGACTGCCGACAGGATAGTTGCCGTTGTGGGAAATGAAATGATTTTGCAATCTGAAGTCGATGAGCAGGCTATGGTGACGGTTTTGCAGTACCCCGAAGCGAAAAATGATCCTTCATTGAAAGCGGGTATACTCGAAACGCTTGTCAGCCGGAAAATCGTGCTAACCAAAGCCAGGCTCGACAGTATAGTGGTGAATGAGTCGGAAATTGAGAAAAGTGCCGATGAAAGAATGATGTTTTTGAGGAGCAAGTTCAAATCCATAGAAGAGATGGAAGCAACGTTCTCGAAATCCTATGCGGTCATCGAAAAAGAAATAAAGGACGATATTCGTGACCAGCAGATGATCAACAATCTCAGGAGAACGAAGATGTCGGGAGTTACAGTTACTTTCGATGAGGTTGAGGATTTTTATAATACGAATCGTGATAGGCTTCCTCTGGTTCCTGAAACTGTTTCGGTTTCCCAGATCGTGATGTATCCCAAGGTTGCCGGGGAAGCAAGGAAAAATGCTCTTGCCGCCATCGAAGATATACAAAATCAGCTTAAAGCGGGTGGTGATTTTGCGCAGCTTGCCCGTCAATATTCTCAGGACCCCGGTTCTGCTCACCTCGGCGGTGATCTTGGCTATTCACGGCGTGGTGATTTCGTAAAGAATTTCGAAGAGGTTGCTTTCGGACTGGAAGAAGGAGAAATTTCCGGGATTGTCGAATCGCGATTCGGCTATCATATTATTCAGCTTCTTGATAAAGAAACGGATGCTGTGCATACCCGGCATATTCTGATCGTGTTTGATAGGAGTACGCTCGATGCCCCGGCGGCAAAAGCCGGACTGGAGGAGATTCGTAAGGATATCGAAAGTGGAAAAGCCGACTTTGCAGAGATGGCAAGGAAATATTCGGATGACCCCGTATCGGCAAAATATGGAGGGGTTATAAGGAATACCGAAACCGGCGAGACCATGTTTGTTATAACGGCACTTCGCGATCAGCTTAAAACTGTTGTCAAGTCGTTGAACAATATCGGTGATATGAGCAAGGTTATCAGGGTCGAACCTGAGTCCGGAGCCCCGTTTTACGCGATTTTTCTTCTCAACGACAAGAAGCCGGCTCATCGTCTGAACTTGTCATCCGATTATGCCAGGCTTGAAAAACTTGCCATCGACGAGAAGCAAAACAGAATGTTCCAGGAATGGATCAACGGGCTGCAGAAAGAGATTTATGTCAAGATCTCAGACATCTAA
- the secD gene encoding protein translocase subunit SecD, translating into MKNNRFKTILIVALTALAIWSLWPTYKDYSYSKQLSQLTASEDSLSFARDNREAIETAAEKSLKLGLDLEGGMYLVLEVDLIDLIEERAWNKDDTFREIIAEVKKRAEQGNQQVIEMLVAEFKQRNIKMSRYFYEVRDSDEEIIGKLRKEAEDAVVRAKEIIRNRVDQYGVAEPVIQSQGARRIIVALPGVSDEERVRKLLKGTAKLEFKLVRDNESMLEAFERINKYLAKNENGNASLGESDNESDQVAKISNPLYENIVLMQNGRAYAPEYSREYLTGLFQREDIQKLLPKDSEIRLSARSIEGRDGETFYDLFLLKKTPELTGGVITEAKATFGASALQPEVTMRMNSDGTAKWARITGANIGRQIAIVLDGAVYSAPVVESKIPGGSSVINGIDSIEEAQDLEIVLKAGALPAPVRIIEERTVGPSLGADYIRSGLLSAGWGLSIVAVFMIVYYRKAGVSADIALVLNVLFVLSVLAGFSAALTLPGIAGIVLTIGMAVDANVLIFERIREEIAAGKNLRLAVDTGYSKAFSAIVDSQITTLGAGFLLYIYGIGPIQGFALTLMIGTAASLFTALVITKVIFDLLIESNVMTVKSFG; encoded by the coding sequence ATGAAAAACAATCGTTTCAAAACTATTCTTATTGTTGCCCTGACGGCTCTTGCCATATGGTCTCTCTGGCCGACGTATAAGGATTACTCGTACTCGAAACAGCTTTCACAGCTGACCGCTTCTGAAGACAGCCTTTCGTTTGCCCGTGATAATCGCGAAGCTATCGAAACAGCAGCTGAAAAAAGTCTGAAACTCGGCCTTGACCTTGAAGGGGGAATGTATCTGGTCCTTGAGGTGGATCTTATCGATCTTATAGAAGAAAGGGCGTGGAACAAGGATGACACGTTTCGAGAGATTATCGCCGAAGTTAAAAAGCGTGCCGAGCAGGGTAACCAACAGGTTATCGAAATGCTGGTTGCCGAGTTCAAGCAGCGCAATATAAAGATGAGCCGTTATTTCTACGAGGTTCGTGACAGCGATGAGGAAATAATCGGCAAGTTGAGAAAAGAGGCTGAAGATGCCGTTGTCCGGGCGAAAGAGATTATAAGAAACCGCGTCGATCAATACGGTGTCGCCGAGCCGGTTATACAGTCTCAGGGGGCAAGGCGGATTATTGTTGCATTGCCCGGTGTTTCAGATGAAGAAAGGGTACGCAAGCTGCTCAAGGGGACGGCTAAGCTTGAATTCAAGCTGGTCAGGGATAATGAAAGCATGCTTGAAGCGTTCGAACGCATTAACAAGTATCTTGCAAAAAATGAAAACGGGAACGCCTCTCTGGGGGAATCCGATAATGAAAGCGATCAGGTTGCAAAAATAAGCAACCCTCTTTATGAGAACATTGTGCTTATGCAGAACGGAAGGGCATATGCTCCCGAGTATTCGCGGGAATACCTGACCGGGCTGTTTCAGCGTGAAGATATTCAGAAATTGCTGCCCAAGGATTCCGAGATCCGTCTTTCCGCAAGATCGATCGAGGGACGTGATGGAGAGACCTTTTACGATCTGTTTCTTCTGAAAAAAACTCCGGAGTTGACAGGCGGGGTTATTACCGAGGCAAAAGCTACTTTTGGGGCTTCCGCTCTTCAGCCTGAGGTGACCATGCGGATGAATTCTGACGGTACGGCGAAATGGGCAAGAATAACCGGGGCGAACATCGGCCGCCAGATCGCCATCGTTCTCGACGGTGCGGTATATTCTGCACCCGTTGTCGAATCGAAAATCCCTGGCGGAAGTTCGGTAATCAACGGCATTGACAGCATAGAGGAGGCACAGGATCTCGAGATCGTTCTGAAAGCCGGTGCACTCCCTGCACCGGTAAGAATTATCGAAGAAAGAACGGTCGGACCCTCTCTCGGCGCGGATTATATCCGTTCCGGTTTGTTGTCGGCAGGATGGGGATTGTCTATCGTTGCGGTTTTTATGATCGTTTACTACCGGAAAGCAGGTGTTTCTGCCGATATCGCCCTCGTTTTAAATGTGTTGTTCGTTCTCTCGGTACTGGCTGGGTTCAGTGCAGCACTTACGTTGCCCGGTATTGCCGGTATCGTGTTGACCATAGGTATGGCTGTAGACGCTAATGTGTTGATTTTCGAAAGAATCCGGGAGGAAATCGCTGCCGGTAAAAATCTCCGTCTCGCAGTTGATACAGGTTACAGCAAGGCGTTTTCGGCAATTGTCGATTCCCAGATTACAACCCTTGGCGCTGGATTCCTTCTCTATATTTATGGCATCGGGCCAATACAGGGATTTGCTCTTACCCTGATGATAGGAACGGCTGCAAGTTTGTTTACAGCTCTGGTTATCACAAAGGTTATTTTTGATCTGCTGATCGAGTCAAATGTGATGACAGTCAAAAGTTTCGGTTAA
- the gyrB gene encoding DNA topoisomerase (ATP-hydrolyzing) subunit B, with product MSDTQNKTSPETYAATNIQILDGIEHVRKRPAMYIGDVHSRGLHHLIYEIVDNSIDETLAGYNDTIELSLNPDGSVTVSDNGRGIPVDIHPQKKKSALELVMTLIGAGGKFDKGAYKVSGGLHGVGASVVNALSDWCEVEVYRGGKIWYQRYQKGIPQCDVQVIGETDKSGTKTTFKPDSDIFKTTEFRKDVVIDRMRELAFLNNVLKIIVKDVDGTEDTFHFEGGIREFVKFTDNNRISLIKEPIYFTSEKDSTVVEIALQYNDSYQENVFSYVNNINTHEGGTHVTGFRKALTRTLNAYAQKNDLLKNLKLSLTGDDFKEGLTAIISVKVAEPQFEGQTKTKLGNSETQSIVESIVNEQLSDYAESNPSILKAIIEKVKSAALSRDAARKAKELTRRKSALESSGLPGKLADCSINDPEHCELYIVEGDSAGGSAKQGRDRSFQAILPLKGKILNVEKARLHKMLENEEIKTIILALGTNFGEDEFAAEKLRYGKIIIMTDADVDGAHIRTLLLTFFFRHMRALIEAGKVYIAQPPLYLIKSGKEQKYAWDDDERNSIIESMKKKQKGGKTNVNIQRYKGLGEMNPEQLWSTTMDPEHRSLLQVSVENAMEADQIFSTLMGDKVDPRRDFIEKNARYVRRLDV from the coding sequence ATGTCAGATACCCAAAACAAAACCTCACCAGAAACTTATGCAGCAACGAATATCCAAATACTTGACGGCATTGAACACGTACGCAAGCGCCCGGCAATGTACATCGGTGACGTCCATTCACGGGGTCTGCACCATCTCATTTATGAAATCGTCGATAACTCGATCGATGAAACCCTCGCAGGATATAACGACACCATAGAACTTTCACTCAATCCCGACGGTTCGGTTACCGTCTCAGATAATGGAAGAGGTATTCCGGTAGACATTCACCCCCAGAAAAAAAAATCTGCACTCGAACTTGTCATGACCCTTATCGGTGCAGGAGGAAAGTTCGACAAGGGAGCTTACAAAGTTTCCGGAGGATTGCACGGTGTTGGCGCATCTGTTGTCAACGCCCTTTCGGACTGGTGTGAGGTCGAAGTCTACCGTGGCGGGAAGATCTGGTACCAGCGTTATCAGAAGGGGATCCCGCAATGTGATGTGCAGGTTATCGGTGAGACCGACAAATCCGGCACCAAGACAACATTCAAACCCGATTCCGATATTTTCAAAACTACGGAATTCCGCAAGGATGTCGTGATCGACCGTATGAGGGAGCTCGCGTTTCTTAACAATGTGCTGAAAATTATTGTCAAGGATGTTGACGGAACAGAAGATACCTTCCATTTCGAAGGCGGTATCAGAGAGTTCGTCAAGTTTACCGACAATAACAGAATCAGTCTTATCAAGGAGCCTATTTATTTCACGAGCGAAAAGGATTCCACGGTTGTTGAAATAGCGTTGCAGTACAACGATTCGTACCAGGAAAATGTTTTCAGCTATGTCAACAACATCAACACCCATGAGGGTGGCACGCATGTCACCGGGTTTCGCAAGGCACTGACAAGGACATTGAACGCCTATGCACAGAAAAACGACCTGCTGAAAAACCTCAAGCTCTCACTTACCGGAGACGACTTCAAGGAAGGACTGACAGCAATCATCTCGGTCAAGGTAGCCGAGCCGCAGTTTGAAGGACAGACAAAAACCAAACTGGGTAACTCGGAAACCCAGAGCATTGTAGAAAGCATCGTCAATGAACAGCTGTCCGATTATGCCGAAAGCAACCCTTCCATTCTGAAAGCAATTATTGAAAAAGTCAAAAGTGCAGCACTTTCGAGGGATGCGGCACGAAAAGCAAAAGAGCTCACCAGGAGAAAATCAGCACTTGAAAGTTCAGGGCTACCTGGCAAGCTGGCAGACTGTTCGATCAACGACCCCGAACACTGTGAACTGTATATCGTAGAGGGTGACTCTGCAGGAGGCAGCGCCAAACAGGGGAGAGACCGCAGCTTCCAGGCTATACTGCCGCTGAAGGGCAAAATTCTCAATGTTGAAAAAGCACGCTTGCACAAGATGCTGGAAAACGAGGAAATAAAGACAATCATACTCGCCCTCGGCACGAATTTCGGTGAAGATGAATTCGCCGCCGAAAAACTGCGCTACGGCAAGATCATAATCATGACCGATGCCGATGTGGACGGTGCCCATATACGCACACTCCTGCTGACGTTTTTCTTCCGCCATATGCGAGCCCTGATAGAAGCAGGCAAAGTCTACATCGCACAGCCGCCGCTCTATTTGATCAAGTCGGGCAAAGAGCAGAAATATGCATGGGATGATGACGAACGCAACAGTATCATCGAGTCGATGAAGAAAAAACAGAAAGGAGGGAAAACCAATGTCAATATCCAGCGTTACAAAGGTCTTGGAGAAATGAATCCCGAACAGCTGTGGAGCACAACCATGGACCCGGAACACCGGTCACTGCTTCAGGTAAGTGTTGAAAACGCCATGGAAGCGGACCAAATCTTTTCAACCCTTATGGGAGACAAAGTAGATCCGCGCCGTGACTTTATCGAGAAGAACGCCCGCTACGTTCGCAGGTTAGATGTCTGA
- the secF gene encoding protein translocase subunit SecF, giving the protein MHLIKNTSIDFLKYRKVAYVISLSLVLAGVVSLFVRGLNYGIDFRGGTEVVLRFDNDVEIGDVRTILKEAGVDGAIKRYGADRSVLVQTGFDGDLNQLRSLVSNALGDRLPDNPHEVLRIDSVGPSIASDLKWAALKALLGAIVAILLYVGIRFEFRFAAASVVAIFHDVFIVLGIFSIFGGMFDFMPLDINQSIIAAFLTIAGYSINDTVVVYDRIRENIRVGKSGDYLTIFNNSLNQTLSRTIITSGTTLLVVLVLFIFAGPAIRGFTFAILLGIIVGTYSSLFIAAPVVLEWQLKSKRPIKLRGG; this is encoded by the coding sequence ATGCACCTGATTAAAAACACAAGCATAGATTTTCTGAAGTACAGGAAGGTAGCGTATGTAATCTCTCTTTCCCTTGTGCTTGCAGGAGTGGTTTCATTGTTTGTCCGGGGTTTGAATTACGGTATAGATTTCAGAGGAGGGACCGAGGTCGTCCTGCGTTTTGACAATGATGTCGAGATTGGCGATGTCCGGACGATTTTGAAAGAAGCCGGTGTGGATGGCGCAATCAAGCGCTACGGGGCTGACCGGTCGGTTCTTGTCCAAACGGGATTTGATGGAGACCTCAACCAATTGAGGTCTCTTGTATCCAATGCTCTTGGGGATCGCCTTCCGGACAATCCTCATGAAGTGTTGAGGATCGATTCCGTTGGTCCAAGCATCGCCTCTGACTTGAAATGGGCAGCTCTCAAAGCTTTGCTCGGTGCAATTGTCGCTATTCTGCTTTACGTAGGGATTCGGTTCGAATTCCGCTTTGCCGCAGCAAGTGTGGTCGCCATATTTCATGACGTTTTTATCGTGCTTGGAATATTCAGCATTTTTGGGGGGATGTTTGATTTCATGCCTCTCGATATCAATCAGAGCATCATCGCCGCTTTTCTTACGATCGCCGGTTACTCGATCAACGATACCGTTGTTGTCTACGACAGGATTCGTGAGAATATTCGCGTAGGCAAGTCGGGTGATTATCTGACAATCTTCAACAACAGCCTTAATCAGACGCTCAGCAGGACTATTATTACTTCAGGGACCACCCTTCTTGTTGTGCTCGTGCTCTTTATCTTTGCAGGTCCTGCCATCAGAGGATTTACGTTTGCCATTCTTCTCGGGATAATCGTTGGAACATATTCTTCATTGTTTATTGCCGCTCCTGTTGTGCTTGAGTGGCAGTTGAAGTCGAAACGCCCGATAAAACTCAGAGGGGGGTAG